The window ATAACCGCCTTTTTCTTCGCTTTTGAAGAAATTACTTTCAGTTTTAAAGGTTCGATCGAGCTGAAAACATTGTTTAAGATTTTTTCTTCCTCTTCTGGGGTCACATCAAGCGTATCCATATTTATCCTCCTGTATTGTTCATTAAGATAAATTTTACATCACATTTTAAAAATGTCAAGCCAAAGAAGCCAAATGCAAAAGACATTATTTCACGTTTAGAATTTTTTTGAATAAATAAAAAGAAAGTGATCATAATAAAAACAGAAGGAGTGAATAGAATGTTAGATAAAATCGCATTGCTCTTGGTTATCATCGGCGGCATTAACTGGGGTTCGATTGGAATTTTTCAGTTTGATCTTGTGGCGTGGATTGGCGGCGGACAGTCAGGCATGTTCAGCAGAATCATTTATGTACTTGTTGCAATCGCAGCAATCTGGTGCGTTTCACTGCTGTTCAGAGATGACGAGGCTGTTCATGCCACCTAATGAATCAAAGCCCTCCCGATTTTGGGAGGGCTTATTTTTTTCCGCTATCTGTTTTTTTCCGGAATATCATCTTCCATTTCTGGCTCGGCAAGATCTTTTCCTTCACTGGTTGTCGTGCCACGGCCGCCTAGATTGACGGATGACTTTTTTTCATCCTTTTTTGAAAGAGCACTGTTGGACATGTCTGACCGCGTCTTTTTATCATCGTTTTGACCAAGACAATTCGAATCGGTTAAGAAATCACAGCTTTTTTCATCATTATACGTTTCACCGTTTACGTTTTCTATACTATATTTTTTATCCATAATTTTCTCCTTTTAAAAATAGCTTTTTCACTTCGGAACATTTTTAATATTTCCGAATTAAACGATAATATACTATTTTTAAACGAACGGACATTGATCGCCTACTACTCATTTGTTTTTCGCTTTTCTTTATATTTATGGATCTGGGCAGAATACCGGATTGACCAGAAGACTAAAAAAACACACAATACGGCAACCACAGCCTTTATCCAGACTGTAAACGGCTCTAAATTACTGCTGGACGCGTGGCCGAATACAATCAGCAAAACCAGCATTGCGCTTGTAAATGCATACATATTTCGTATTTTTCGGGAGTATTCAATTAGATCATCCAAATCCGTATGCAGTTCAAAAGGGTTGCCGTCCTTTTTCTTTTCCAATATTAACAATTCTTTATTGATGCTTCCGGGAGAGGTCGCGAGTTGTCCGCTCCACGGCCTCCATCTTACTTTACCGATGGAATAGTTAATGTTTATATTCTTAGAGAAGGAATGAAAACCCATTTCAGCCAGAAAATCACGATATCTTAACAATTCACGATAGGATTTATCGCCTACAAATTCGACTCTATATTCGTATTCCGATGGTTTGCAGTCTTCAAACTGATAGGTCAGCGTTGTTGTTGTTATTAATCGAAATCCCTTTGAAGCCATTTTATTCAGCCAATTTTCTTGACCCTCTATCGCGTTAAAAAAATACCTGACAACTGTTTTTGTCATGTCGTGTTCCCTCCTCGTGTAATCCTTATGCCAGTTTGATATACCTGATTTAAACGTTTCAGTTCAGACTCCGCAACTTGCCTTCCTGCATCTGAAATAATGTACTCTTTTTTCCTGTCATTTGTTTCATCGCCGCAGGGTATAATCCATCCTTTTTTTAGCAGAGTATGAATGGCTCCATAGAGTGTACCCGCACCCAGCACTAATCGCCCCCCTGTTTCACTTGAAATAAACTGCATAATACCGTAACCGTGGCTAGGCTTATAAACCGATAGAAGGATAAAAAAAGTGGTTTCTGTTAATGCACCGCCATTAATATTATCTCTCATTGAAACCTCACTTATTGTGAAAATATTAGTACGTTTACTGTAATATACTATAACGCTAAACGTACTATCTGTCAAGCACAAACCTTGTGACCATATTTTGTGAAAAACATAAAACCGGATGGCAAAAAAACAACAAGCACACCGTTTCATATACATGAAGCGATGTGCCTGTTGCTATGGTGTGTGTCGAAACATGGAATAAGTAAAGGAGTAATCAAAATTTAATTTCAGAGCTTTTTCTCTGAAGCGGCATCCTGCACGGCCTCAGCAATCTCCGCCATGCTCTGTTTTGAGCTGGAGCCGATTGCCGCCACAACCGCGCCTTCTACCAGAGGGCAGTCGAGCATCTGAATTTTCCTGTCGGGCATATTTTCAATCACCATCTCAGCTGTCATAACCGCGCTGCCCATATCCATCAGGATAACCACGCCGTCATCGGAATATACTGAATCAATGGCTGTACTAATTTTTTCAAAGCTGGTGCCAAAGGTACCGTCATCAAGACCGCCCGCCGCTACAACCGGTGCATCGTCAGCCATCATTTTAGCCAACTCAGCAACTCCTTCGGCAAGCTTGGCACTGTGGGATACAATTATAATTCCTACCATATTAACCCCTCTCCTGTTTAAATTACAGCATTCTGTTGATTACTTTCAGCATTAAGCAGGCGGAAGTTGCTCCCGGGTCCTGATGACCAAGGCTTCTTTCACCAAGGTAGCTGGCTCTTCCTTTGGTTGCAATAATGGTTTTTGTATATTCAACACCTTTTTCGGCCGCTTCCACACCCAATGTAAGCGCGGCTTTGAAGTCGTTATTCTCTTCATAACTTTTTTTAATGGCATTCAGAGCCGGAATCAAAGCATCCAGCATAGTTTTTTCGCCTTCATGCGCCTTGCCTCTCATTTCGATTCCACCGATTGCCGCTTCCAGTGCGGAAATAAAGTCTTTGCCATCCATTTCGTTCTTGGCACCTACCGCGGCACCGGCTTTCAAAAACGCAGTTCCGTAAAGGGGGCCGGATGCTCCTCCAACGGTAGAAACCAACGACATTCCAACAGTCTTAAGAATAGACCCAATGTCTTTTCCGGAAAGATCGGCCAGCTTCTTCTCTACATCTTTAAAACCCCTGGCCATATTGATTCCATGGTCACCATCACCGATCACATTATCCAGTTCTGTTAAAAATTCTTTTTCCATCTGAATTTGCTCGCCAATCTGCGTCAATATTTCTATTACTTTTGTGTTGTCCGTCATAACAATTTCCCTTTCAAAAATATATATCCATATCATTCAATAATAAATGATATATATGCAAACAGATGAAAATTATGCGGCGGAACGGTGGGGCTCCGCCGCACACAATAAACAATTATTCTTTAAATGCAGGTGTGTCGGCTTTCGCGTCAAGCAATTCTTTCAGTTCTGCATCAAGACGGAGCAATGAAATGGAGAAACCCGCCATTTCAATGGACGTCATGTAGTTGCCGACATACGTCTTATAAATTTTGATTCCCTTTTCAGTTAGGTAATCGTGAACCTTATTATTGATGATAAAGAGTTCCATTAATGGGGTGGCGCCAGAGCCATTAACCATAACCGCAACTTCTTTTCCGACAAAATCAATGTCTGCTACAATTTTGTCCAGAAGCATGGTCGCAATTTCATCCGCGCTCTTAATCTTCTCTCTGTGCGTACCGGGCTCGCCGTGAATGCCGATTCCGATTTCCATTTCATCCTCGCCAAGCTCAAAGCCGGGTTTCCCTGCCGCAGGAACGGTACAGGGCGTAAGAGCCATGCCCATTGTTCTCACGTTATCAACCACTTTTTGCGCTACACGGTGAACTTCATTCAGATCCGCCCCGGTTTCGGCTTTCGCACCGGCAATTTTATGAATAAATACGGTGCCGGCGACGCCGCGGCGTCCGGTTGTGTAAAGACTGTCTTTGACTGCAACATCATCGTTTGAAACAACATATTTTACAGCAACACCGTCTGCATCAGCCATTTCTGCCGCCATTTCAAAGTTCATAACATCGCCTGTGTAGTTCTTCACTACCATCAGCACGCCTTTGTCGGTGGCAATTGCTTTAATGCCTTCATAAATCTGATCAGGAGTCGGTGACGTAAACACTGGCCCTGCCACGGCGCAATCAAGCATTCCTTCGCCGACATATCCGCCATGCGCAGGCTCATGTCCGCTGCCGCCGCCACTGATAAGCGCAACCTTGCCTT of the uncultured Caproiciproducens sp. genome contains:
- a CDS encoding DUF378 domain-containing protein translates to MLDKIALLLVIIGGINWGSIGIFQFDLVAWIGGGQSGMFSRIIYVLVAIAAIWCVSLLFRDDEAVHAT
- a CDS encoding DUF2812 domain-containing protein — its product is MTKTVVRYFFNAIEGQENWLNKMASKGFRLITTTTLTYQFEDCKPSEYEYRVEFVGDKSYRELLRYRDFLAEMGFHSFSKNININYSIGKVRWRPWSGQLATSPGSINKELLILEKKKDGNPFELHTDLDDLIEYSRKIRNMYAFTSAMLVLLIVFGHASSSNLEPFTVWIKAVVAVLCVFLVFWSIRYSAQIHKYKEKRKTNE
- a CDS encoding PadR family transcriptional regulator: MRDNINGGALTETTFFILLSVYKPSHGYGIMQFISSETGGRLVLGAGTLYGAIHTLLKKGWIIPCGDETNDRKKEYIISDAGRQVAESELKRLNQVYQTGIRITRGGNTT
- the dhaM gene encoding dihydroxyacetone kinase phosphoryl donor subunit DhaM; the protein is MVGIIIVSHSAKLAEGVAELAKMMADDAPVVAAGGLDDGTFGTSFEKISTAIDSVYSDDGVVILMDMGSAVMTAEMVIENMPDRKIQMLDCPLVEGAVVAAIGSSSKQSMAEIAEAVQDAASEKKL
- the dhaL gene encoding dihydroxyacetone kinase subunit DhaL encodes the protein MTDNTKVIEILTQIGEQIQMEKEFLTELDNVIGDGDHGINMARGFKDVEKKLADLSGKDIGSILKTVGMSLVSTVGGASGPLYGTAFLKAGAAVGAKNEMDGKDFISALEAAIGGIEMRGKAHEGEKTMLDALIPALNAIKKSYEENNDFKAALTLGVEAAEKGVEYTKTIIATKGRASYLGERSLGHQDPGATSACLMLKVINRML
- the dhaK gene encoding dihydroxyacetone kinase subunit DhaK, whose amino-acid sequence is MKKLINSVDNVEQEMIVGMVKAYPNHIKKLDCGNVVVRAHKKEGKVALISGGGSGHEPAHGGYVGEGMLDCAVAGPVFTSPTPDQIYEGIKAIATDKGVLMVVKNYTGDVMNFEMAAEMADADGVAVKYVVSNDDVAVKDSLYTTGRRGVAGTVFIHKIAGAKAETGADLNEVHRVAQKVVDNVRTMGMALTPCTVPAAGKPGFELGEDEMEIGIGIHGEPGTHREKIKSADEIATMLLDKIVADIDFVGKEVAVMVNGSGATPLMELFIINNKVHDYLTEKGIKIYKTYVGNYMTSIEMAGFSISLLRLDAELKELLDAKADTPAFKE